AGGAACAATCATATGCAGAGTAAATTAgagaaaattccattttttaacTGTGTCTAATTATCCTGATATTACtgagaactgaaaaaatattagaCAAACACAAATAAATTGACTAGGTATCCATACACCTAACTGTCTGAAACCTTTTTAGTTGCAATTCTGAAGCCACATGAATGAGAGAGGGAAGCACTGtgtactttttttcctgatgcatgACACAGACttgaaatattattaaaatactggtatggctttggtttgttttatatAGGAATGTAGTTCTTGTTTTCCTCTTGGAAAATTGgtaatcaaaacaaaaactgccagagaagaaaattaatgtatatGGATATATTTTgctatttgaatttaaaaagactttttaaacaaGACactggaagggagaagagaaactcTGTTGAAGACTAAGCACCTTTCCCTCTTCATGTAATGCCTAAAGAAACAGTAATGCTCAGAAGAGTACAAGGGAGAGTACCTACAAGAGaggtaaattttttttcatatcaaagCCATTAACATGACACTTCCCTGTATTCAAAACCCACCATTCAGCTTCAAGTTCAACAGCAAACAATCAGTCCCATAAAACTCATATTTAACATGCAGGAAAGACAGGTAAATCCCAAAGCATTTAAAACATGGGTACCACTTAGCTTTATTAACATCTCTTCAACTGGAGAGAGTATTTGCATAATATTTTAGACCATACCAAGCATGATGTATTAACACTATTTTTGCAGAGAAAGTAAAGCATTTCATTAAGAAGGACATAAGATGTTTTATAAGAGTGTAGGATCCTGCTTCCATGAAGACAAACCAAGACAAAAATGAACGCAAAGGGAGATAAAAGCACAGCAAAgaccaaaaatataatttttttctgtttgctctaaACTGTAGTTTCACAGCCTCACTCTTAGAAACACAGGTAAAGTCTGCTATCAGTGTCAAATTATAGTCTCCCAAAAAGATGTGATGAGTTTAACAGTTTCTCCTAATAATATTATGTTTACTAATTAAACCTAGtttctgggaaaataatttttgtctcttGATCTCCCATTCCAGACTCCTCTTGCTCGCTGCCAGTGATCTCACCCAAGTCTTAGATTGTGTCAGCTGGTGTTTTCATTTGGAATAATTATCTTTTTATACATTCAATTTCATCTGACTCTTCCAAGCAATTCTACGTAACTCAGTCAAGTGGGCTTTTAAAGTCCTGaatataggaaataatttttttgcacAGAACTCTAAAAAAATTAGATGGGTGAAGTCAGGAAAATCCAGCACTCAAACCAACTCAACAAGCCAACCtctttcagacattttaaatCATTTATGTCACTTTCATTTGTGTTGCTTCTTATAAATCAGTCTCTTGGGCTGCTGGTTATTTTTCTTGGCCTTTTCTTAACTCTTTCCTTTGGTGTGAATAATTTGACACAAGAGAACGGATGGCAGAACTGATGAATAAATGGAAATGTGCTAGTCTCCAAGTAGCTgaaaaaaggagggaaggaagggtgTCATTCTTGGGCACTCCCATAAGAGGTGAACTTAAGAACAAGCATATATGAATCAGGAAACAGGCTCAGAGGGACGGCTGAAGCATTCACAAGGAATCTGCATCATTTCAATTGTTCAAAAATTAGACTGGGCACAGCCATGAGAAAAATATGATGTAAGGAATATTCTTGTAATTGTGGAGGAAAGGCCTCCCAGATGGTCTCTCAGGTCCATCCATCTGTAATTTCTAAGATCTAGATAAATGTTTCTTTCCTGATACAGTGTGTATGACTTACCTCACCAAGACAGCCTTCTTTCACCATGTATTTCCTGACATGATTCCAGATCCTACTTTTGGTCAGCAAGCTGCCTCCAGTGGCCTGTTCAAATTTTTCATAGCTTCCGTATTTCTGCAATGTCCGCTCCATAATGTTAATGGActataaaatacaaaagcataGCAAATATGAATGCAGTAAGGCCCCTGTGTCAGACTGGCATGTGCATTCTTTGTCTCCCTCTcaatctctgtttttaaaaaatctttcttctttttttaactcccTGGGAGTCACTATCAAACTGTAGTCATAGAGGCTGACGTGCTCTGTAATCAATTTATACCATCTTCAGACATACATTAATGCCAAAGTACTGAAAAAATGTTCTGACCAACTCCTCTTGGACCCACATACATCAGCATGACACAGATGATTATCAGTCTAGTGAAATAATAcccattttctctttaattttggGAATGTTGTGCAACTGCCTTGTAAATCAGACATAACAGGTCACAAGGACATTTGCGGTTTAAGTTGTcagcatgtttctttttatgattttccAACGAAGTTTACAAAGATCAACTATTACTGTCATCTCACTTCATCTCTTGGTATTTTCTAACTTAGAAATGCTGAACCATGATTAAACAGATGTGTAACTATAATTTTAACAATAGCATTTCTACCAAAAATATCTTCTTACAATAAAATCCTCTGCACCATGGGTGTCTGtttcagaaaggagagagaaCGGGAACTTTATTCACAGAACTTTCATTTAAACCCTTCACTTAAATCACAATACTTATTTATAACCCCCCAAAATGAAGGAGGCATGTTTCATTAGACAAATAAACTGGTATCAACAATTCTCTTACATATTGCTGCTAGAAGTCCCTTGTGGGTGGAAAACAGAGCATGATACCTATAATGTGATCTGAACTCTGCATGTTGAAGATGTTACTGGTGGGGTGTGAAATACTCATCCCCAGTAATTTACTTCCCAACATGTCATTTCACACCcttaaaagaaaatgtggtaTAGAATAACTTCTTGCCCAGCAATAGCCCAGCTACAGGGAATGGCATTTTTCATAGATATGATAACAGACGctcccacagagaaaaaaatattactgataTTACCTTAAAACATGAACATTCTTGCTGAGAAAATACCTCTAATGATGAAGGTGGAAATCTTGCAGATTGAATCTCTTTTTATGTTGTACACTTATATCATGCATGAAGCTGATAACATGCTTGTTGTTTCCAGCTATGTAATTCTGACATTGCCGGAGTGGCTTATTGTCCACAAAACCAGGGTTCATTTTGTATCTCTCACAGCTACTAACAATCctgttctaatttttttcaagttgAAACCAAGCAACCCCAAGTAATTGCTACTGAAAGACACAAATAGAGGATACACCCTAATCTGGTGCAAACTGGGTAGCTCTGGCATCATTTTGCCAACCCGCTGCTGTAGGTATTTGACAGAAGTTCAGtgctgttatttttgttgttactcCTATTAACTTATTGCACATAAATATGAGTAAGGACAACTACACATCTGTACTGCTGACCTACGAGGTAAAGGGGATTTTGGTTCCCAGTAACTTCCCCATATATCAGGTCTTGTACAAACGCATAGGTGTGGCAGTGCCTGAAAGATTATAGAAGGAGATTAGAGAGGTCTTTCTATGtcagtaaataatatttttttcttgcatctctCAAATAAATGAAGCAAGGTTAGTGTCTAAGTATTAAAAGAAGGAATACATTAATCCCTCATGCAAGGCCTAGTATTTCTAGAGACTAATGACAATTGCTTCTAGCAAAATTTAGGATCAAGGACTAGATGTAAAGAACAAATCAGAGCAAAATCTAGTTCTTGTTTAATAGCTTGTATATCTTCCcaaaggattttttccttttttttttttttatttacatatgaaTTAACTTCTAAAAACATGGGCTCTTTTAGAAGTTTTTCAGTGTCTGCAAATGCTGAGGCATTTTCCTGCCTTACACAAAATCCTTGGTTAAAGAACAACCCAAAAATTCCTGTCCCCTGTCCCAGGAAGTTTATTCTCAAGACACCAACCTGAGTAATTAATGACAACAGTTCTTCAGTTTCCTTTGCAAGGTGCCAGATCCTTAAGATACTTATGCTACCTAGTAGTTGTTTTGTGTATCTAGTTGCTCTGAACAGTTAATTAACTTTATTTGCTTACTCTGAAAGAAGTCATCTCTGAATTAATCTTCTTGCATGAAATTTATCTCCACAACTTGTTGATATTAATTTTCAATTAAGTCTATTAGATTAAACACAGTAAGTACCCAGTTAAATTCTTGGAGACTTAAGTTCCTTTGAATGTGCACCAGTGATTTCCATTCCTAAAGAGAATTGCTGCCCAGCAGCATCATGTTTTGTCTCCTGaacatcttccttttctccttatcTCTTCCTGTGGCCAATTCTATCTCTCAGTAATaagttctggaaaaaaatcattataattAATAGCATTTTATAAAAATCACAGTGAGATGAAGAATTAAGATGCAACAGGGCTTGCCAGAGAACTGCAATCCCTGGAGCAGCTACACTACACGGTATCCCCCAAATCCTCACTTTCTGAAATAGGTCTTTATGTTCAAATATATGGTTGTACAGAACAGCAATTCCCCTCAAAAGTTTTGAATAATGTGATTTAAAACACAGTAGATCCTGTGGGTGGGAAGATTTGGCATTAAATTCTTTGAAAGTTATTTACTGCAGGAACTTATGCAGGGATGGATGTTATATTCAAAAGTTACCAGGATTCGGTCCTTTTCTTTCTGAGGGTTTTTAAGGCATCTTTCAGAAAGTATCCAACACTCAGGCTACATCTGTCTGCTAGTAAATCAAACAAGAACAGGATATTGGCTCAGGTGCTGGAAGGGGTCTGTTCATTGAGCAGAATGGTTGGTAGGCCCCCAGGCACGGTGTTGCCTTAGGTGAACCAGCACTCCTCTCTCAGGCAACACTTTGCCATTGCCAAAGGATCATGTGGCTGTTGGGTTCCCAACAAACATGGAAACAAGACCGCTACATTTTGATGCCCATACTGCCTCTCAGCAAACCAAACATCAGGTCCAGTTCAGCTTCATATCAAACAATGCAAAAAAGATTTTCTGACAACGTGATGGCAAAGCCTTTGGATAGAGAAAAACAGGCGAATGAGATTCACAGGCTGAAAGCAGCCAATAGAGGTAGCAAAAGATAAGAAGTAGGCTTGAAGAATAGCAAAGATACTTTACATATTttttgaaaagagtaggacaaaTCTAGAGTGCTGATCAAAGTCGGGTAGGGGTGGATGAGAGCAGGTTTGATGAAGCAGAGGACTGCCAAAACCATTTGAGAGCAAGGGGGCAGTTTCCACTCAATGTGCAAGCTCATAAAAATAAGGGTGTTTGAAAATTGCTTGTAAACTTTATTAACCAGTTCTCTGTTTGACACTGTTTACAAAGACATTACTGCTATGAGATGCAGCATTACATAAGTTTATTTGGTGGTGTTCTCCCAGAGGACTCTCCTACCTTAGTCAGAGTGCAGGTATTTTCTAAAACCACTTAATCACAGCAGTGAGAAAACAAGCACTGAACAAGCATTAAACTTCCTGCTTGGCCATCTGTAACAGCAAACTCCCTGGAGCTGAGACCTATGTGTGCCAAGGGAGGCAACATGAGTTTGGGAGTCAGGAGGCCCAAGTTCTACCTCCTGAACTCTTCCTGGGCTGTTTAAGGCTTTTCCTAAAATGCTGTGAGACACTTGAATCAACAGCACAATATGAATAGGACGTTTTCAGGGATACATCTGCCTGAAGAAGCACAGATCCACTCTGGCCTCTCCCACTTCAACCTGGTGCACAGTTTGCAGCTTCAAGGGGAAGAGTGGGATACCGAAGGGTGCTTCCTCTACCTTACGTGCCATGCTGAGTAACCTCTATCTTGGCAGTTCAGCCACCTCCAAACAGATGTTGCAAATTTGAACCCATAAATATTGAGAAAGTCACTAAGCTTAAGCCTCCTCATTGCTGAGCACATGTTCTCTTCATTAGGAAATCACTAAGAAGGGTgctcatcaccaccaccaccttcttccTTGACTCTGTTTCAAGCAAAACAGAAGTCCCGAGAATTCTTTCCAAGTGGGCAGGTGTGACTCTGGAAGCACCAAAACAACAGGGAGAGCCATCGCACACACACATTGCCACCAGCACACAAATCTCTGGGGAGTGGCAGATTGTCCCAGCACTGAGGTGGGCCCTGTCCCCAGTAATGCTGCTCGTTTTGACACTTCTTGCCACAACCACCCTGGCTGGTGGTGGTTCCTGAGGGGAAAAGGTTCAGGATATTTTTGGATCCCAGGCATTGAATACAACACGGAGCCCCTCCATGGGGTTCTACACCTGTCTCTGAGGTGAGATGACTCAAAGTCAGGTGTTGCAAGAACTTGCTGGGAAAGGGGAAAATCCAGACCAGCATGACAGCTCTTGCCTATTCCAGCATCCAACTGTGCAACTATTTTCCAGCCTCTGGGCCAGTAGAAAGCAAGGTACTGATACTGCCACAGTTCCGACGGCCAAACTAAACTCTTCAGCAACaggtaaaaaaatggaagaaaagaaggactgTGTGGCTGTACCAAGTTACTAGTTAGGAGTAGTAATCCCTGTTCTTTTCATTATTATCTAAAAGGTCTGGTTTAATCCCTCTTATCACTACTGAAGAGTGCCAAAAGAAGCAGCGGTCCCAAGACAAGTCCCCTTGCGCAGCAAATCTGCTGGTCAAGAAAGTAATGACACAGAAGCACTAACAAGAGCAAGACAGGGCTCTAATTGACAGGTTTAGGTTGTGGTGGTGTTggcttttttaaacaaattatttacagCCAAGTAGGTCTCTGAATCCCAAGTCACCCATGCGCAGCAACACAGCTTAGTTACTTCAGAGTTATTGTAGATGCATGTACTGGTAAGACATGCTCATGAAATGTTTGAGGCAATCAAGTTAGAAAACGGGCTCAGTGACCTAGGAGTCAGGCCCCTGCGTTCAGTCAGCTCGTCCTACGTTCAGAAGCAGCTCTGCTACAAAaaggctgcagtctctgttgacATTTGTGAGACAAAGTCTCGCAGGCACCATCACTTTCCTTCCTGCATAGCTTATTTGCTGGGGGGAGAAAGCTTCCCAGACACATCTTTAGGCAACACTAAGATGTACCAGATGGAACTTGTTAGTCTAAACAACAGCTGTAAAATGGTGGCTGCCTCCTTTTTGGGtcaagggaaaaggagggagagaggtaaGAGCAGATTTTTGAGGCTAGTCTACTCAGGCTGTGGTACTTTATTCAGTGTTTACAGTGGTTTTTCTTTCGCATGCTTGTTCTCAGTGTGACAAAGAGCATGTTTAAGTAATTTAGAGCtggtagaaatatttttaatgaaacacttttcaaatactttgtaacgaattaaaaattaatactcACTTGGTTTTTGTATGAGACTGTGTCCTGAAATAAACTGATGCTCCTACTGTAGTATCACCAGAAGTGATCTACAGTCTCTTCTAGTGAAAGAGAAGTTTGTGTGGGACCCTGAGAACTTTCGCTCCTTGGATGGCCTGATATGCTTTGTGTTATATATTAACACTTTTTATCTATAAATCTTAGTTTAGGAGGGAATTTGTTACTAGTGGAGAATGAGCTGTTTTACAATTACAGCCAGGGACACATTCTTGAATCTTCAACATGCCTAAGCTGTGACATCACCTGGACACTGCAAAGGATTACTCAGTGTTAAATGCCATGTTGTTTAGCCTTCCAGCTCCACCTAACTATTTTTCCAACATCTGATAAATTTTCTTAATTGTAGGCTACTTGTATTAATGACTTAAAAGGTGTGTAGTACAAACACTTGCAATGTGGCACAACTGATTCATTTATTAACTCAAAACTGCGATATTTTTTATGAGTACAAGGGAAAAGAATGTACAGCTCTTTCACAGGGGGGATTATtcaacaaaatgatttttttagaATATATAACAATAGACTTCATGCTTTAATGTACAATTCAAAGAAACAGGTGTTAATATACAGGTTACTTGAAGTTGCAACTTCATTGCTGATTTTGGTTCAGCAAATTGCAACTGTTAAGTCATCCATTTTGCAAATGTGGGGGACAATTACTTCTAGCTAAGTATTGCCACCTCTAGCATCTGtgcaaaaataacaaacactTTAAGTGTTAAGAAAACTTAACAATGAAGGACAAGTAGTTTGAGCCAGAAGGAGTGCTAATAAGAAAACTTTCATAGCACTTAGATCACGCAGTTGTTGCACTGACCTTGAAACACAGCAATAagagaattaatttctgtaaTATTATATATGTCAATCAATGCGAAAAGCTGCAAGTCTGCATACTATTTTTTATTCTTAAGCTCTCTTTCCTAAAGGCACATACTGTGTGACTCATGAAAGAACCTTATTatgaagaaaacaagataaagtagaaagaaacagaacaaaatatgaggagatatttaaaatattattctcaaATGTATTAACAATTCAAAAATGTTTAGTCTATGTCTGTGAAAAGTCAATCAATAAAAGTGTTGGGCTGTGTCCaaggtttaaaatatttgatCTGACTAGAAGCGGGTGCTCACAAGCCTGTGAGTTCCCCATTGCAGCACTGCTGTATTAATGGTTTGCAAATGCATAGTGttctttgcctttaaaaaaagaaaaagaataaatgggGCAGGGTGTGATTCATCTTCCAAATGTGTTGCAGTAATGCTGTATTAACCAATTCCACAGACATGCACAAAAGCAGAACGGGCAATAAGAAAATGAAGTCTGTTTTAATCCTAGCAGGCTATGCACAGCTGtgggtaaaaatatttttgaaatgatTAAAAATCCTCTAAAATTCTGAAATGTCAGGTTTTGAGCTCATTTCACTGAAGTATCCTGAAAGCCCCCTATAAAATTTGTGAGTTCTGTCAGTAAAAAGTTGGTTTTACAGATATATTGGTCATAGAAGAGCAAGCAAGTGTAAGTTGCTGTAAGCAccttttacagaataaaatagGAATCATTCTGGTTTGGTTCACAGAAAGCAAAGCTTCCTAAAATAAGTAAAGCAACAAATGAAAgccaaaaatgtttcaaaaagccAAAATTGAATTCTTTCTTGTTGCAGGAAAAAGGATGACTACACTCAGTTGTGTTTTTACTGCAGACCCAAATCTGGACACTGTAAGTACTTTTTTTGCAACTAAAGTCATTTTTCCTGAACTTAACACTTCCTATAAGATATCTAAGTGTTTCTTCTGACAATCAaaatatgcaaggaaaaaaaattagtactGAGGAAAAGCAAGGGCTCATACAATATTTGCTGATTAAAATTTTGattaatgctgctttttctggATAGGAAATTTgcatgaaataaaattcagatttgcGTGGAGCTGAAAATTGCTAAAGCTAGTTACAGATAAAAAAGAGAGAGTGCCACCTGCTGGGCTTGGTGCTGGGTTAAAGCTGCCGTTTTAGTCATTTAAGTGCAAGATATTGTTCAGTATTTTTAGGAGCTGAACTttgaagaaatgcttttcttgcCAAGAACTTCTGTAACTTAAACTAAATCTTATGAAATAATTTATATCCTCCTTGGTAAGTTTCAGAAATACCATACTTCATTGAACATTAAATCCTTCACTGTTTATTAAAGTTGTtacaaagcctttattttctcatgctttttatGTAAAGGGAAAAAGGCAGAGTTACAAATCAGAATACTATTGAGGAGTCattctttattaaaatatgtattatttaggtgtgggttttttaattaaaagaagggTAAATCAATAACAGGCCTGTTCTATAAAATCATCATGCATAATTTTTAAGGCTCTGCTATCTCATACAAGTTTATATTAAATTCAGTCTGGCAAATTAGTTATTGTCAATTTGCTGTAATCTATGATTAATGTTGCTAATATTGCtataaaaatcaaaggaaaacttGCTAAAAAGCTCTAGTCAAGGAGTAGTTTTATTTGGTGTCAGTATGATTTAGTTGGTTGCTTAGAAGTATAGAAGCTGATTTTAAGAACAGAACAGCTGTTCTCTGAAAATGAATTCTTAATGAATACCCAGCTactgagtttttaaaatatacagatatttttaatgtgaaaacaCAGACCAAGCCTTACAATACAATGATTTAATGGGTAATAACACCTACGTTCGTTCTtggatttagggaaaaaaaaaaaaaaaaaagtcagactcTTCACAAGTCAAGGGTCAGTTATTAGAACCCACGATACTTTAATTAATTCATCCTTTTCACCAGGAATTTTCGGGGGTTTTAAGCAAAATATTCTACCACAAAGAAGTGAAACTCACGGAATGTCAGGAGCTCTTCCCAAGTTAAGCATCACTTGAAACGTGAGATTCTCTATAAAAGCTTGTCAGACTTAAATAAAGTCTTTCTAAACcattttaaaatggcaaaactgTGAAGAGGACTGGTTCTGATATTGTATAGATAAGCTCTGATTTTTGTCATTTAGGTCAAATTTGAAAGCAAGGTTTTCATTGTtcttgttgggttttgggttttttgtaactCAAAGACAGGTAGGAAGCCAGGGTAGTCTGTAGCTATGTTACCAGTGTGGCTacatattatgaaaaaaaaaaagggggggtatattttaaaattttagccCTCTGTGGAGCTAAATGGAATGGAATTTGTCTGCTGCTTGACTGAGTCTAATGTATATGCAAATATCCTTTCAAAGTTGATTAAAACAAGGAACATCAACACATGCTTATTGAATAACCATGACCTCAAATTGCTATCCCCTCCCAATGCCTGTGTCACCAAGAGGATTGATAGAATTGCTacactgcttttttcctctttttattaaagcctatTTAGGcattgtatttttcctgtattggACTCTGCTTCACTGCCTAAAAAGCTTTCTTGCTTCTTATGTTTCATGTAAACCCATTTAAAAGTAACTGTGCCTTTATCCTATAGAATCCTGTAAGTATTAGGaaggctttaatttttttaattaaaaatattttctttcagttctacGGTTGTATTGTCATCTTTGATGCATTTTTCAAACAGTAGGGGAGGATGACATGGAGAAACAATTCGCTACAAACAAAGACAAATACCACCTTATTAGGTGTAGGAAAAAATAACCactgaaaacagagggaaaaaagtaacTATACCTGCTTAAGAAATCTGTCAGATGCGTGGCTGTGCTTAGCTAATACGTTTGGCAGAGCAGGGTTTGCATATTCGAATTGAGGATTGTATGTGAAATCTGACTTGAAGaatttcatcttctctttctccaCATTGGAAGGCTTGATAGCAGTCAGTAAACAGAGTTTTTGGCCAGAGACATCACCTTCTTTCCCATGGCTTTTTGAGGACTGGGATTGCTTTGGCTTTGTTAGATTAAAATGCCTCTTAGTTCTACTTCTGGGTCGGGATGGCAGCGCTATGCTGCTGCCTGCAACTGAAATACTGTTTGTAAACTTCATGCTGGTAGACACTGGGCCAGTGACGATGAGGGAGGGCTGTCTGTTTGTGCAGTACCATCCACTGCTGAGCAAGGGCAGCGGGACTTTGATTTTGCGGtgctcattgcttcgcaaggtgGTAGAACACTTTgtagtttttctgtgtttcttgtgGTGAGCAGATGACTGCTTCTGAGCATggtgttttttctcctctttgctctGCAGAAGGACATTGTAGCTACTGGTTCCTGTTGTGAAAATGTCCTTAAGGATCCCAGAAGGTGGGTGCTGGAGGCTGTTTTCATTATTAATGTTCAGCTTATGTTCTTCTGGACTCAGGACTGATTTCTTAGAAAGCTCTGTCTTAGGCCAGTGAAGTTTTTCTGCATTGAGacgggaggaagaaaaaaagttgagGACAAATTTGATTGTTTCACACAGCAATGAGTCTTAAGGACTCAAAACTGCAACACAAATGAAACACAGAATTTGACTTAACTGCAGTCACATCAAGTTAATCTTGACTTCTAGACATATGGGAGAATTGTCTGTGTATACCACTTTTGAACAGTTAGACTGGGACTTGTAAGATCCAGCTAAACAAGTATTTTATGCTTGCATCTCCATGCATGAGTGCACTGTTTGCAGCTGAACTAACTTGTTTAAAACAAGACTCTGTGCAGGACTTTATGTTTACATTAACAGATTTTTAGTTTTGAGCAAAATCTGATTGATCTTTATCACGCAAGGAAGGCTTTCTGTATTGATAACGAAGAACTTAAAACATGAGAAACTGTATAGGAGTATGTGAGCAGTATTTACAGAGAAGTCCCACAGGGATCTGTGCTGTGATATAAGCAGTCTGGTGTGGTCTCATCTGCAAAATCTGATTC
The DNA window shown above is from Strix aluco isolate bStrAlu1 chromosome 1, bStrAlu1.hap1, whole genome shotgun sequence and carries:
- the MATCAP2 gene encoding putative tyrosine carboxypeptidase MATCAP2 isoform X1 → MLESIRVTEQHLQKNRGTQIDLELTEVQQHEIHCHEKLHWPKTELSKKSVLSPEEHKLNINNENSLQHPPSGILKDIFTTGTSSYNVLLQSKEEKKHHAQKQSSAHHKKHRKTTKCSTTLRSNEHRKIKVPLPLLSSGWYCTNRQPSLIVTGPVSTSMKFTNSISVAGSSIALPSRPRSRTKRHFNLTKPKQSQSSKSHGKEGDVSGQKLCLLTAIKPSNVEKEKMKFFKSDFTYNPQFEYANPALPNVLAKHSHASDRFLKQSINIMERTLQKYGSYEKFEQATGGSLLTKSRIWNHVRKYMVKEGCLGEIVVHLTEDLLSRASMTVVNGRPTLTINISTAREHWLEGMLRHEIGTHYFRGFNNNSQPWCNWNGRRKHGLKPINPTEEGLASIHSVLFRKDPFLWRAALLYYTVYQASQMSFSQLFQDVGKFVKDPNTRWDYCVRAKRGWTDTSQPGCFNKDQVYLDGILRILRYRESIDFHLLTALGKISYEDVDRLKGLAVIENMRVPHFLQDHARYMEHLEKIMEVNELTDEELQDLIN
- the MATCAP2 gene encoding putative tyrosine carboxypeptidase MATCAP2 isoform X2, which produces MLESIRVTEKLHWPKTELSKKSVLSPEEHKLNINNENSLQHPPSGILKDIFTTGTSSYNVLLQSKEEKKHHAQKQSSAHHKKHRKTTKCSTTLRSNEHRKIKVPLPLLSSGWYCTNRQPSLIVTGPVSTSMKFTNSISVAGSSIALPSRPRSRTKRHFNLTKPKQSQSSKSHGKEGDVSGQKLCLLTAIKPSNVEKEKMKFFKSDFTYNPQFEYANPALPNVLAKHSHASDRFLKQSINIMERTLQKYGSYEKFEQATGGSLLTKSRIWNHVRKYMVKEGCLGEIVVHLTEDLLSRASMTVVNGRPTLTINISTAREHWLEGMLRHEIGTHYFRGFNNNSQPWCNWNGRRKHGLKPINPTEEGLASIHSVLFRKDPFLWRAALLYYTVYQASQMSFSQLFQDVGKFVKDPNTRWDYCVRAKRGWTDTSQPGCFNKDQVYLDGILRILRYRESIDFHLLTALGKISYEDVDRLKGLAVIENMRVPHFLQDHARYMEHLEKIMEVNELTDEELQDLIN